One region of Syntrophobacter fumaroxidans MPOB genomic DNA includes:
- a CDS encoding alpha/beta fold hydrolase, with the protein MGSLEPDLRFNGVALETGVRMHYVERGPAGAEATVFIHGYADSWFSFSRVLSALSPRHRAVAVDLRGHGDSEKPMGAYSLDAFARDVVSFMDAVGVERANLAGHSMGSFIAQRVAMIAPQRVKSLTLISSAPTSKDHPLLLELKGAVDRLSDPVDRAFVAEFQATTNPVPADFMEGIISESLKIPARIWRETLHTLLLEDHSARLPEIVVPTLIAWGKQDGFFTREFQDGLRELIPASNIKTYAAGHALHWEKPAEFTRDLEAFIAEA; encoded by the coding sequence GTGGGATCGCTGGAGCCGGACCTGCGTTTCAACGGTGTCGCGCTGGAGACCGGCGTCCGCATGCATTACGTGGAACGGGGACCCGCCGGGGCGGAGGCGACGGTCTTCATTCACGGGTACGCGGATTCCTGGTTTTCCTTCAGTCGCGTGCTTTCGGCGCTCTCGCCCCGGCACCGCGCGGTTGCCGTTGACCTGAGGGGGCACGGGGATTCGGAAAAGCCCATGGGCGCCTATTCCCTCGATGCTTTCGCGCGGGACGTCGTGTCCTTCATGGATGCCGTCGGCGTGGAACGGGCGAACCTAGCCGGGCATTCCATGGGGAGCTTCATCGCGCAGCGCGTCGCAATGATCGCGCCGCAGCGGGTGAAGAGCCTCACCCTCATCAGTTCCGCGCCTACCTCAAAAGATCATCCGCTTCTCCTGGAGCTGAAGGGAGCCGTCGACCGGTTGAGCGATCCCGTGGACCGCGCCTTCGTGGCCGAATTCCAGGCGACGACCAATCCCGTTCCGGCGGACTTCATGGAAGGCATCATCTCCGAGAGTTTGAAAATACCGGCGCGTATCTGGCGCGAAACGCTTCACACCCTGCTCCTCGAGGACCACAGCGCGCGGCTGCCCGAGATCGTCGTTCCCACGCTGATCGCCTGGGGAAAGCAGGACGGGTTTTTCACCCGTGAGTTCCAGGACGGGCTGAGAGAATTGATCCCCGCTTCGAACATCAAAACCTACGCCGCCGGTCACGCCCTTCACTGGGAAAAACCCGCGGAATTCACGCGGGACCTCGAAGCTTTCATTGCAGAGGCATGA
- a CDS encoding ABC transporter ATP-binding protein, whose translation MQTGQQETLLALSNLKKHYPITRGFVRRQVGSVRAVDGVDLAVSRGETLGLVGESGCGKSTLGRLILRLESPTQGEITYDGKNLLTLPAREMHALRRRMQIIFQDPYSSLNPRQTVGRTIGEGLVIHRVGTAAERRERVREIMEVVGLRPEQINRYPHEFSGGQRQRIGIARALALNPEFMICDEPLSALDVSIQAQVINLLLDLQERFRLTYLFISHDLSVVRHISDRVAVMYLGRIVELAEKTTLFDSPCHPYTKTLLEAIPVPDPKASGKRGHAKAELEPDTCELARCVFKPRCREATPACDDRAPPLVEHAPGHWVRCFRHGVE comes from the coding sequence ATGCAAACAGGACAACAGGAAACCTTGCTGGCGCTCAGCAACCTGAAAAAGCACTATCCCATCACCCGCGGATTCGTCCGCAGGCAGGTCGGAAGCGTCAGGGCCGTCGACGGCGTCGACCTCGCCGTCAGCCGGGGAGAGACCCTGGGGCTGGTGGGCGAAAGCGGCTGCGGGAAATCGACGCTGGGACGCCTGATCCTGCGCCTGGAATCGCCAACGCAGGGAGAAATCACCTACGATGGGAAAAACCTGCTGACGCTCCCGGCCCGGGAAATGCACGCCCTCAGGCGCAGGATGCAGATCATTTTCCAGGATCCCTATTCATCCCTCAATCCCAGGCAGACCGTGGGCAGAACCATCGGCGAAGGGCTGGTGATCCACCGCGTGGGCACGGCGGCCGAACGGCGGGAACGGGTTCGGGAGATCATGGAAGTGGTCGGCCTGAGGCCGGAGCAGATCAACCGCTACCCGCACGAGTTCAGCGGCGGACAGCGCCAGCGCATCGGGATTGCGCGCGCCCTGGCGCTCAACCCCGAGTTCATGATCTGCGACGAGCCCCTGTCCGCCCTCGACGTCTCCATCCAGGCGCAGGTGATCAACCTCCTCCTCGACCTGCAGGAACGGTTTCGCCTGACCTACCTCTTCATCTCGCACGACCTTTCCGTCGTGCGGCACATCAGCGACCGGGTCGCCGTGATGTACCTGGGGCGCATCGTGGAACTGGCGGAAAAGACGACGTTGTTCGACAGCCCGTGCCATCCCTATACGAAAACGCTCCTTGAGGCCATCCCGGTCCCCGACCCGAAAGCTTCCGGAAAGCGCGGACACGCCAAGGCGGAGTTGGAGCCGGACACCTGCGAGCTTGCGCGATGCGTGTTCAAACCGCGCTGCCGGGAGGCGACGCCCGCCTGTGACGATCGAGCGCCGCCATTGGTGGAACACGCTCCGGGACACTGGGTGAGGTGCTTTCGGCACGGCGTGGAATGA
- a CDS encoding ABC transporter ATP-binding protein — translation MDQPGANRVLLEVDDLRTHFFTERGVAKAVDGVGLRLDEGRILGIVGESGCGKSVTAHSILRLVPSPPGRIVGGAVRFNGKDLLALSEKEMQEVRGREISMIFQEPMTSLNPVFRVEDQIVEVLQRHMALSRRDSLDRTLELLKMVGIRSPEIHMKDYPHQMSGGMRQRVMIAMALACSPRLIIADEPTTALDVTIQAQILDLLRELREKTRTAILLITHDLGVIANLAEQVLVMYTGRVVEEAPVRALFEFPLHPYTRGLMRSIPGRAAGGEKRLEAIPGVVPNLLELPRGCKFNTRCPSAFDRCFEEEPGLLHPEGGHPVRCWLY, via the coding sequence GTGGATCAGCCGGGCGCGAATCGGGTTCTCCTGGAGGTCGACGACCTTCGAACGCATTTCTTCACCGAAAGGGGTGTTGCCAAGGCCGTCGACGGCGTGGGTTTGCGCCTCGATGAAGGCCGGATACTCGGCATCGTGGGTGAATCGGGATGCGGCAAGAGCGTCACCGCCCATTCCATCCTGCGCCTCGTTCCCTCCCCGCCCGGGCGGATCGTCGGGGGCGCGGTCCGGTTCAACGGCAAGGACCTGCTCGCGCTGAGCGAAAAGGAGATGCAGGAAGTCCGGGGCAGGGAGATTTCCATGATCTTCCAGGAGCCCATGACCTCCCTCAACCCGGTTTTTCGCGTGGAAGATCAGATCGTCGAAGTCCTGCAGCGCCACATGGCGCTCTCCCGGCGGGACTCCCTGGACAGGACGCTGGAGCTGCTGAAAATGGTCGGCATCCGCTCTCCCGAGATCCACATGAAAGACTATCCGCACCAGATGAGCGGAGGGATGCGGCAGCGCGTCATGATTGCCATGGCCCTGGCGTGCAGCCCAAGGCTGATCATCGCGGACGAGCCCACCACGGCCCTGGACGTGACCATCCAGGCGCAGATCCTCGACCTGCTCAGAGAGCTCCGGGAGAAGACCCGAACGGCCATCCTGCTCATCACGCACGACCTGGGCGTCATTGCGAACCTGGCCGAGCAGGTCCTCGTGATGTACACGGGCCGCGTCGTGGAAGAAGCCCCCGTGAGGGCCCTTTTCGAGTTTCCCTTGCATCCTTATACCCGGGGCCTGATGCGCTCGATCCCGGGAAGGGCCGCCGGCGGGGAAAAGCGGCTGGAAGCGATTCCGGGCGTGGTGCCGAACCTCCTGGAACTGCCGCGCGGCTGCAAGTTCAACACCCGCTGCCCGTCTGCCTTCGATCGCTGTTTCGAGGAAGAACCGGGCCTGCTGCACCCCGAAGGCGGGCACCCCGTCCGGTGCTGGCTCTATTGA
- a CDS encoding glycosyltransferase — protein MARPAHKIFDLAADDRMEDGDGIEPLENRAEETTVLRPRIARDAVPIDGRTGTEDGAEKKEPLSFKIQSDESGILRPVFPKAGNSTGVARFFLSPPKTIPVVDGVRPQVKGKFLFVGDDKFYVRGVTYGPFRPEEDGCEYHTPEVVDKDFAQMAANSINAVRTYTVPPRWLLDIAQKHGLRVMVGLPWEEHIAFLDSKKMARDIERRVRLGVKECAGHPALLCLTIGNEIPASIVRWYGARKVENFLKRLYEAAKAEDPEALVTYVNFPTTEYLQLPFVDFVSFNVYLETREKLEGYLARLQNLAGEKPLVMAEIGLDSIRNGVDVQASTLSWQIRSTFATGCAGMFVFSWTDEWHRGGFDIDDWGFGVTDRDRNPKPTLDAIRKAFAEIPFAPDLEWPSISVVVCSYNGSRTIRNCLDGLRRLDYPNFEVVVVNDGSTDGTGEIAAEYGFKVINTTNHGLSSARNTGMRAAKGEIVAYIDDDARPDPHWLTYLAYTFLTTDHVGVGGPNLPPPEDGPIAACVANSPGGPIHVLLTDQEAEHIPGCNMAFRKSALEAIDGFDHRFRIAGDDVDLCWRLQKKGWTLGFNPAAMVWHHRRNSVKAYWKQQKNYGKAEAFLEKKWPEKYNAAGHVPWAGRLYFKGFEQLLSWSRGRIYQGTWGSALFQSIYQPAPTLLWSLPMMPEWYAIIAALAVFSVLGIEWSPLLLALPLLLFAVFVPVLHACMCAMHVDFSQHGGSRRQVFKLRVLTATLHLMQPLARLVGRVRLGLTPWRNCSVPGIAQPWPWPRMFTVWSEQWRSPLDWLESLESGIRGLRTVVLRGGDFDRWDLELRGGLLGSVRVLMAVEEHGGGRQFVRVRTWPRCSTAGIAVTLLFGFLAACAALSHAWMACGLFYAIAFLFMIWIVKECSAAMSVMVRLLGTENDS, from the coding sequence ATGGCCAGGCCGGCACACAAGATTTTCGACCTAGCGGCGGACGACCGCATGGAAGACGGCGACGGGATCGAGCCACTGGAGAACCGGGCGGAAGAAACCACTGTCTTGCGCCCGAGAATCGCCAGGGATGCGGTCCCGATCGACGGACGCACGGGAACCGAGGATGGCGCTGAGAAGAAAGAGCCTTTATCCTTCAAAATTCAATCCGATGAATCCGGAATTCTGAGACCTGTCTTTCCAAAGGCGGGGAATTCCACGGGTGTTGCCCGGTTCTTCCTGAGCCCCCCCAAAACCATTCCCGTGGTTGACGGTGTAAGGCCCCAGGTGAAGGGCAAGTTCCTTTTCGTCGGCGACGACAAGTTTTACGTTCGCGGTGTGACCTACGGTCCTTTCCGCCCCGAAGAGGACGGTTGCGAGTACCATACTCCCGAGGTGGTCGATAAGGATTTCGCTCAGATGGCCGCCAACAGCATCAATGCGGTACGGACCTACACGGTTCCGCCGCGCTGGCTGCTCGACATCGCGCAAAAACACGGGTTGCGGGTGATGGTGGGGCTTCCCTGGGAAGAGCACATCGCTTTTCTGGACAGCAAGAAAATGGCTCGGGACATCGAGAGGCGGGTGCGCCTGGGGGTGAAGGAATGCGCCGGCCATCCCGCGCTTTTGTGCCTCACCATCGGCAACGAAATTCCGGCCTCGATCGTGCGCTGGTACGGCGCCCGGAAGGTGGAAAACTTTCTGAAGCGGCTCTACGAGGCGGCCAAGGCGGAAGACCCCGAAGCGCTGGTGACCTACGTCAACTTCCCCACCACCGAATATCTGCAGCTGCCATTCGTGGATTTCGTTTCCTTCAACGTTTACCTGGAAACGAGGGAGAAACTGGAAGGATACCTGGCCCGCCTGCAGAACCTTGCCGGGGAGAAACCGCTGGTCATGGCGGAAATCGGGCTGGACAGCATCCGAAACGGAGTGGATGTCCAGGCTTCCACGCTTTCCTGGCAGATCCGGTCGACGTTCGCCACCGGCTGCGCGGGGATGTTCGTTTTCTCCTGGACGGATGAATGGCATCGGGGCGGGTTCGACATCGACGACTGGGGATTCGGCGTGACGGACCGGGACCGGAATCCCAAGCCGACCCTGGACGCGATCAGGAAAGCGTTTGCGGAAATCCCGTTCGCGCCGGACCTGGAGTGGCCGAGCATATCGGTGGTGGTTTGCTCCTACAACGGGTCGCGAACCATCCGCAACTGCCTCGACGGGCTGCGCCGGCTGGACTACCCCAACTTTGAGGTGGTCGTGGTCAACGACGGCTCCACGGACGGAACCGGGGAAATTGCCGCGGAATATGGTTTCAAGGTGATCAATACGACCAACCACGGGTTGAGCAGCGCCCGGAATACGGGGATGCGAGCCGCCAAAGGCGAGATTGTCGCCTACATCGACGACGACGCCCGCCCGGACCCGCACTGGCTGACCTATCTTGCCTATACGTTCCTCACCACCGACCACGTCGGTGTCGGCGGGCCCAATCTGCCTCCCCCGGAAGACGGTCCCATCGCCGCCTGCGTGGCGAATTCTCCGGGTGGTCCCATCCATGTGCTGCTCACCGACCAGGAGGCCGAACACATTCCGGGTTGCAACATGGCCTTTCGGAAATCGGCGCTCGAGGCCATCGACGGTTTCGACCACCGGTTCCGGATCGCAGGCGACGACGTGGATCTTTGCTGGCGGCTCCAGAAGAAAGGCTGGACCCTCGGGTTCAACCCTGCCGCCATGGTCTGGCACCATCGACGGAATTCGGTGAAGGCTTACTGGAAGCAGCAGAAGAACTACGGGAAAGCGGAAGCTTTCCTGGAGAAGAAATGGCCTGAAAAATACAACGCGGCCGGGCATGTTCCCTGGGCCGGGCGCCTCTACTTCAAGGGATTCGAGCAGTTGCTCAGCTGGTCGCGCGGCCGTATCTACCAGGGCACCTGGGGCAGCGCCCTGTTCCAGTCGATCTATCAGCCCGCGCCCACGCTGCTCTGGTCCCTGCCGATGATGCCCGAGTGGTACGCCATCATCGCGGCGCTCGCGGTTTTCTCCGTGCTGGGCATCGAATGGTCGCCGCTGCTCCTGGCCCTGCCGCTGCTCCTGTTCGCGGTTTTCGTGCCGGTTCTGCACGCATGCATGTGCGCCATGCACGTGGATTTTTCCCAGCACGGCGGCTCGCGCCGGCAGGTCTTCAAGCTGCGCGTCCTGACCGCAACGCTGCACCTGATGCAGCCCCTGGCCCGGCTCGTCGGCCGTGTGCGGCTCGGCCTCACCCCCTGGCGGAACTGCTCCGTTCCGGGGATCGCCCAGCCCTGGCCGTGGCCCAGGATGTTCACCGTGTGGAGCGAACAGTGGAGGTCTCCGCTGGACTGGCTGGAGTCGCTCGAATCCGGCATCCGAGGACTTCGGACCGTGGTTCTCAGGGGCGGCGATTTCGACCGCTGGGACCTCGAGCTGCGCGGCGGGCTGCTCGGCAGCGTCAGGGTGCTCATGGCCGTTGAGGAGCACGGGGGCGGCAGGCAATTCGTGCGCGTCCGCACCTGGCCCCGGTGTTCGACGGCGGGAATCGCGGTGACCCTGCTCTTCGGGTTTCTTGCGGCCTGCGCGGCCCTGAGTCATGCCTGGATGGCGTGCGGCCTCTTCTATGCCATCGCCTTCCTGTTCATGATCTGGATCGTCAAGGAGTGTTCCGCCGCCATGTCGGTGATGGTGCGCCTCTTGGGGACAGAGAACGATTCATGA
- a CDS encoding 2-oxoglutarate dehydrogenase E1 component, which translates to MEFSIGWNADYIDAQYRLWKSDPKKVSREWRIFFEGFELASFPEPSGICDREEVLLQAGVQELIHRYRDIGHLLACLDPLASCPIDHPLLRLSSFNLSEAALDRNVQAPGFLHSKRMPLREIVSILRDTYCGSVGVEYMHLQDPSERAWLQDRMEPIRNRPDPAADEKLAILSVLTRATLFEQFLHTKYVGQKRFSLEGAEVVTAMLDSLLRRAAEAQCREVILGMAHRGRLNVLVNVLRKPYSDIFCEFEDHYDPESMVGSGDVKYHKGYMADLEIPGGRSLRVLLAANPSHLEAVDPVVEGIARARQDGCGDCLRRQVLSVLLHGDAAFAGQGVVAETLNLSLLEGYSTGGTIHVVVNNQIGFTTLPDHARSTRYSTDVAKMLMVPIFHVHGEDPEAACFLVKLALDYRMEFAKDVVIDVVCFRRYGHNEGDEPYFTQPVMYDRIKERPQLWRGYAAKLRDEGVVSDGEIEAMQDGIRECLEKAFDSVHDKTCPLPVNRFIESWDDIGRDDPETPVETGVAEETLVSLARGMNAFPSGFSVHPRLERILARRLESVEKGEGIDWATAELLAFGTLLEERTPVRLSGQDSLRGTFSHRHSVLTDVKTGERFTPLNALSPRQARYCGYDSMLSENAVLGFEYGYSLAEPRTLVIWEAQFGDFANNAQVMIDQFISSGETKWQRRSGLVLLLPHGLEGQGAEHSSARLERFLQLCAEDNIQVCNPSTPAQYFHLLRRQVKRNVRKPLVVMAPKSLLRHPLAVSAMADLSVGRFREVLDDPGESEAPERVLFCSGKIYYDLVGKRDEARTGRIPIIRIEQFHPFPERLLEEIAAKRSRAGEWVWVQEEPRNMGGWGFVGPRLEALTGREVGFIGRKAAASPATGSHRAHLAEQEAILREALKL; encoded by the coding sequence ATGGAGTTTTCAATCGGCTGGAATGCCGACTACATCGATGCTCAGTACCGGCTTTGGAAGTCCGATCCGAAGAAAGTCTCCCGGGAGTGGCGGATTTTCTTCGAGGGCTTCGAGCTTGCTTCTTTTCCTGAACCTTCGGGAATTTGCGATCGTGAAGAGGTTCTTCTCCAGGCCGGCGTCCAGGAGCTCATCCACCGCTACCGTGACATCGGTCATCTGCTCGCCTGCCTGGACCCGCTGGCGAGCTGCCCCATCGACCATCCCCTGTTGAGACTCTCGTCCTTCAACCTGTCCGAAGCGGCTCTCGATCGCAACGTTCAGGCTCCCGGGTTTCTGCATTCGAAACGGATGCCGCTGCGGGAGATCGTGTCCATTCTGAGGGACACCTACTGCGGGTCGGTCGGTGTGGAGTACATGCATCTGCAGGACCCGTCCGAGCGGGCCTGGCTCCAGGACCGCATGGAACCGATCCGAAACCGCCCGGACCCGGCTGCCGACGAAAAGCTCGCCATTCTCTCGGTGCTCACCCGGGCGACACTCTTCGAGCAGTTTCTCCATACGAAATACGTCGGGCAGAAACGGTTCTCCCTCGAAGGGGCGGAAGTCGTGACAGCCATGCTGGACAGCCTGTTACGGCGCGCGGCGGAAGCGCAATGCCGCGAGGTCATTCTCGGCATGGCCCATCGCGGGCGTCTGAACGTCCTGGTGAACGTTCTGCGCAAACCCTATTCGGACATCTTCTGCGAATTCGAGGATCATTACGACCCGGAGTCGATGGTTGGCAGCGGAGACGTCAAGTATCACAAGGGATACATGGCCGATCTCGAAATCCCCGGGGGGCGTTCGCTGCGTGTACTCCTGGCCGCGAATCCGAGCCACCTCGAGGCGGTGGACCCCGTGGTGGAAGGGATTGCCCGCGCGCGCCAGGACGGTTGCGGCGACTGTCTGCGCCGGCAAGTGTTGTCCGTCCTGCTTCACGGCGATGCGGCATTCGCCGGCCAGGGCGTGGTTGCCGAGACCTTGAACCTCTCCCTGCTGGAAGGGTATTCCACGGGAGGGACCATTCACGTGGTCGTCAACAATCAGATCGGTTTCACCACGCTCCCGGATCATGCCCGGTCCACGCGCTACTCGACCGACGTCGCCAAGATGCTCATGGTCCCCATCTTCCACGTTCACGGCGAGGACCCGGAAGCCGCCTGCTTCCTGGTCAAGCTTGCGCTGGACTACCGCATGGAATTCGCCAAGGACGTGGTCATCGACGTGGTCTGTTTTCGGCGCTATGGCCACAACGAAGGGGATGAGCCGTACTTCACGCAGCCCGTGATGTACGACCGCATCAAGGAAAGGCCTCAGCTCTGGCGCGGCTATGCCGCGAAGCTGAGGGACGAGGGCGTCGTTTCGGACGGCGAGATCGAGGCGATGCAGGATGGTATCCGCGAGTGCCTGGAGAAGGCCTTCGATTCCGTTCATGACAAGACCTGCCCGCTCCCCGTGAACCGGTTTATCGAAAGCTGGGACGACATCGGCCGCGACGATCCGGAAACGCCGGTGGAAACGGGGGTTGCCGAAGAGACGCTGGTTTCCCTCGCCCGCGGAATGAATGCGTTTCCGAGCGGTTTTTCCGTTCATCCCAGGCTCGAGCGTATTCTCGCCAGGCGCCTGGAGTCGGTCGAAAAGGGCGAGGGGATCGACTGGGCCACGGCGGAGCTGCTCGCTTTCGGAACACTGCTCGAGGAGCGGACGCCGGTGCGGTTGAGCGGTCAGGACAGCCTGCGGGGTACGTTCAGCCACAGGCACAGCGTACTGACGGATGTGAAGACGGGGGAGCGCTTCACGCCGCTGAACGCACTGAGCCCGCGTCAGGCCCGTTATTGCGGATATGACAGTATGCTCTCCGAGAATGCGGTGCTGGGATTCGAATACGGGTATTCGCTTGCGGAGCCGCGCACTCTGGTCATATGGGAGGCCCAGTTCGGGGATTTCGCCAACAACGCTCAAGTTATGATCGACCAGTTCATTTCGAGCGGGGAAACCAAGTGGCAGCGGCGAAGCGGCCTGGTGCTGCTGCTGCCGCACGGGTTGGAAGGGCAGGGCGCGGAGCATTCCAGCGCGCGCCTGGAAAGATTTCTCCAGCTCTGCGCCGAGGACAACATCCAGGTCTGCAACCCGAGCACTCCCGCCCAGTACTTCCACCTGCTCAGGCGCCAGGTGAAACGCAACGTTCGAAAACCGCTGGTGGTGATGGCCCCGAAGAGCCTGCTTCGGCATCCGCTCGCCGTGTCCGCAATGGCCGACCTCTCCGTCGGCCGTTTCCGGGAAGTGCTGGACGACCCGGGCGAAAGCGAGGCTCCGGAACGCGTGCTCTTCTGCAGCGGAAAGATTTACTACGACTTGGTCGGGAAACGGGACGAGGCTCGAACCGGACGCATTCCGATCATCAGGATCGAGCAGTTCCATCCGTTTCCGGAACGGCTGCTCGAGGAAATTGCCGCAAAACGTTCCCGTGCCGGGGAATGGGTTTGGGTCCAGGAGGAGCCCCGGAACATGGGGGGCTGGGGATTCGTGGGGCCCAGGCTGGAGGCGCTCACCGGCCGAGAGGTCGGCTTCATCGGCAGGAAGGCCGCCGCGAGTCCCGCGACAGGCTCTCACCGCGCTCACCTCGCCGAGCAGGAAGCCATTCTCAGGGAGGCGCTCAAGCTCTAG
- the odhB gene encoding 2-oxoglutarate dehydrogenase complex dihydrolipoyllysine-residue succinyltransferase, with amino-acid sequence MQIEVKVPEVGESVQEALLVQWYRRDGDMVRKGEILFIIETDKVTLEVSADADGLLKILVPEGQTVRIGTVVATIDSEAREAKPLPARQPEAEKTGEVVEKAAEREAAAAPVPVSPVRAPSPPGAGTAEASPRPIVSESVKELLAERGLDAAQITPSGPGGRLTRGDVLAFLDERGQETTGKPDEKTVTEPAVMPEAPRRVPPRRQVVLAPEELTVRKPMTPIRRRIADHMLQARLNTAMLTTFNEIDMSRLQEIRKQFRDLFQKKHSVSLGIMSFFLKAAAVALKELPELNAFIEGHEIVYHNYIHIGVAVGAERGLVVPVIRDVDKLGFADLEKAILDHVRKIRENRLEMSDLEGGTFTISNGGVYGSLMSTPILNSPQSGILGLHKIEDRPVVVDGRIVVRPMMYVALSYDHRIVDGREAVTFLKRIKECIENPERIMVEI; translated from the coding sequence ATGCAGATCGAGGTGAAAGTGCCCGAGGTCGGCGAATCCGTGCAGGAAGCCCTGCTCGTCCAGTGGTACAGGCGTGATGGCGACATGGTGCGCAAGGGCGAGATACTCTTTATTATCGAAACGGACAAAGTCACGCTGGAAGTCTCGGCAGACGCGGACGGGCTGCTGAAAATCCTGGTCCCGGAAGGACAGACGGTCCGCATCGGGACGGTGGTAGCGACAATCGATTCGGAGGCTCGCGAGGCGAAGCCCCTCCCCGCCCGGCAGCCGGAAGCGGAGAAAACCGGAGAGGTCGTCGAAAAGGCGGCGGAACGGGAGGCCGCGGCGGCACCGGTTCCCGTCTCGCCCGTCCGGGCGCCGTCGCCGCCCGGAGCCGGCACTGCGGAAGCCTCGCCCCGGCCGATCGTGTCCGAATCGGTGAAGGAGCTCCTCGCCGAGAGGGGGCTGGACGCCGCACAGATTACCCCAAGCGGCCCCGGGGGCAGGCTGACCCGGGGAGACGTCCTCGCGTTCCTCGATGAACGAGGGCAAGAAACGACGGGAAAACCGGATGAAAAGACCGTCACGGAACCCGCGGTCATGCCCGAGGCGCCCCGCCGGGTGCCGCCGCGGCGGCAGGTCGTTTTAGCCCCGGAGGAATTGACGGTCCGCAAGCCCATGACCCCGATTCGCCGAAGAATCGCGGACCATATGCTCCAGGCGCGCCTGAACACCGCCATGCTCACCACATTCAACGAAATCGACATGAGCAGGCTCCAGGAAATAAGGAAACAGTTCCGCGATCTTTTTCAGAAGAAGCACTCGGTGTCCCTGGGGATCATGTCGTTCTTCCTCAAGGCTGCCGCGGTCGCGCTCAAGGAACTGCCCGAGCTGAACGCATTCATCGAAGGCCACGAAATCGTCTATCACAACTACATCCACATCGGCGTCGCGGTCGGCGCTGAACGCGGGCTGGTGGTTCCGGTCATCCGCGATGTGGACAAGCTCGGTTTTGCGGACCTGGAAAAGGCCATTCTCGACCATGTGCGCAAGATCAGGGAGAACCGGCTGGAAATGTCGGACCTGGAAGGGGGCACCTTCACGATCAGCAACGGCGGCGTATACGGGTCGCTCATGAGCACTCCCATACTGAACAGCCCTCAGAGCGGCATTCTCGGCCTGCACAAGATCGAGGACCGCCCGGTGGTCGTGGACGGCCGGATTGTCGTTCGTCCCATGATGTACGTGGCGCTGAGCTACGATCACAGGATCGTGGACGGAAGGGAAGCCGTCACGTTCCTGAAGCGGATCAAGGAATGCATCGAAAATCCGGAACGGATCATGGTGGAGATATAA